The Metallosphaera hakonensis JCM 8857 = DSM 7519 genome includes the window CCCTAATGGGTCTCCTTCCTGTGACTGCCAGGGTAACCTCAGGGAGAGTGACCTTCGATGGAACCGATCTCCTCAAGCTGAAGGAGGAGGAGCTCCGCAGGGTCAGGTGGAGGAAAATGGGCATGGTCTTTCAGGCATCTCAGAACGCCCTCGATCCGGTGAGGAAGGTGGGACAGCAATTAGTGGAGCTTTACAGATACCACACCAAGTCCACAAAAGAAGAGGCACGGGGTGAGGTCCTGAGAGCTCTGGAGTCAGTTAACCTGGACAGATCCGTGGCCAATCTTTACCCGCACGAGTTGTCAGGTGGGATGAAGCAGAGGGTCGTGATCGCTGCGGCCATATTACTTGACCCGAAGCTCCTCATAGCTGACGAGCCCACTACCGCCCTCGACGTAGTGACTCAGGCCGAGATCCTCCTCTTGCTCAAGAGGGTGGTTAGAGAGAGGGAGTTGACCCTCATCTTCATAACCCACGACCTCAACCTCGTGTCTGTGCTCTGCAAGAGGATCATGGTGATGTATGGAGGGACTGACATGGAGCAGGGAACCCTGGAGGACGTGGTCGCGTCCCCTTCTCATCCCTACACCGCTCATCTCCTGGGTACATTAGAGGGATTGGAAGAGGGGAAGCTCGTCCTTGGAACTCACAGGGAGGTAATCAAGGGAGGGTGTCCCTTCTACTCCAGGTGTCCGGAGGCCGTAGACTATTGCAGGGTTCGATTCCCCGACAGGAGGGAGATCGGTCCTAGGTCTGTGAGGTGTCTCCTGAGAGGTGGTGAGACACGGAGTTAGAGGTCAGATCTCTCTGGAAGACGTTCAAGGGGAGGGAAAGGGACGTAACCGCGCTCAGGGACGTTAATCTGACTCTGGGTTCAGGTCAGAGGTTAGCCGTGATCGGGGAGTCCGGCTCGGGGAAGACCACGTTGGCCAAAATACTGGTGGGACTGGAGAGGCCAGACAAGGGGGAGGTCCTCCTTGACGGGTCCGTGATACTCTCCCCTAAGAGGGAAATGCAGGTGGAGGAGAGGAGAAACTTCTCCATTGTGTTCCAGGATCCCTACGGGACCCTAAACCCAGCCAAGAGGGTCTTCGACATAGTGGGCTTCCCCCTAAGTGTGAGGGGTGTGAGGGGAGGGGAGCTCAGGGATGCAGTGTACGAGGTCCTGAGGGACGTGAGGCTCACTCCTCCGGAGCTCTTCTCCTCCAAGTTCCCACATCAGTTGTCAGGGGGTCAGAGACAGAGGGTGGCCATAGCTAGGGCCGTAGTCTACAGGCCGAAGTTCCTAATAGCTGACGAGCCAACTACCATGATAGATGCCTCCCTGAAGGCGGAGGTCCTGAAGTTATTGTTGGACGTTACCTCAAAATATGGGATGGGACTGATAACGATAACCCACGACTTTAGCATTGTACCAGTTATATCGGAGAAGGTTATCGTCATGTACAGGGGGAGGATTGTGGAGGAAGGCCCTACTACCTCCGTACTGAGGAAGCCCAAACACCCCTACACTCAGGCCCTCATGTCCGCTATACCTAGGTTGAGGGGGGAGCTCTCACTCAAGGTTAGGGAGTGGGGGGAGGAGGGAGCTTGTCCCTTCTACTCCAGGTGTCCCCTGAGGGTAGACGAGTGTAAGATAAAGGAACCACCGCTTAGGGAGGTTCAGGAGGGCAAGGTCAGTTGCTTCTTGGCCTGACTGCGTTGAGCAGGAACTCTAGGCTCAACGTTATACCCCTCTTCATGGTTTCGAGGCTCATGGATGGAACCTGTCTCCCCAGCTTAGCCGCGAGTTCCTCATGACAAGGTACGTGTATGAAGCCCCCGAAACTCCCCAATCTCTTGGCTTCCCTCACTATGATGTACATCGCCATGTTACAGAGGTAGCTCCCGGCGGACAGGCTGAGCTCTGCAGGGATTCCCTTGGAGTTGAGATAGTCCACGAGATCCTCTACGGGAAGGTTATTAAATATCCCATCTGGTCCCGCAGGGTCGATTCTCTCCCCCTTCCCCTTGGTTCCTGAGTTGTCGGGCTCCTTGGAGTACTTGTAGTTCAATGCCACCTTCTCTGGGGTGAGCTTAGCTCTCCCTGGGGCAAGTCCGATCCCGAGGGTGAGGATTGGCTTCAATTCCGTGATGTGGGAAGATATGATTTTCTCAACCTTGTCGTACTCCACTGGGAGCACAACGCCTCTGACTCTCTCCCCACCCACGCTGAAGCCATCAAGGGACCTCACTATGAGCTCTGCCGGGTTCTCCCTATACTCCTGAAATGGTTCGAAACCGAAGAGAAGTATCATGACCCCTATACCAAGCTATCCAATAAAAACGTTGCTCATCCCTTCTCTCCTAACCT containing:
- a CDS encoding ABC transporter ATP-binding protein — protein: MALLEVENLSVSYLTDGSYVDAVRDVSFTVEKGDSLAIVGESGSGKTTLAMTLMGLLPVTARVTSGRVTFDGTDLLKLKEEELRRVRWRKMGMVFQASQNALDPVRKVGQQLVELYRYHTKSTKEEARGEVLRALESVNLDRSVANLYPHELSGGMKQRVVIAAAILLDPKLLIADEPTTALDVVTQAEILLLLKRVVRERELTLIFITHDLNLVSVLCKRIMVMYGGTDMEQGTLEDVVASPSHPYTAHLLGTLEGLEEGKLVLGTHREVIKGGCPFYSRCPEAVDYCRVRFPDRREIGPRSVRCLLRGGETRS
- a CDS encoding ABC transporter ATP-binding protein, with the translated sequence MIGESGSGKTTLAKILVGLERPDKGEVLLDGSVILSPKREMQVEERRNFSIVFQDPYGTLNPAKRVFDIVGFPLSVRGVRGGELRDAVYEVLRDVRLTPPELFSSKFPHQLSGGQRQRVAIARAVVYRPKFLIADEPTTMIDASLKAEVLKLLLDVTSKYGMGLITITHDFSIVPVISEKVIVMYRGRIVEEGPTTSVLRKPKHPYTQALMSAIPRLRGELSLKVREWGEEGACPFYSRCPLRVDECKIKEPPLREVQEGKVSCFLA
- a CDS encoding pyroglutamyl-peptidase I, which produces MILLFGFEPFQEYRENPAELIVRSLDGFSVGGERVRGVVLPVEYDKVEKIISSHITELKPILTLGIGLAPGRAKLTPEKVALNYKYSKEPDNSGTKGKGERIDPAGPDGIFNNLPVEDLVDYLNSKGIPAELSLSAGSYLCNMAMYIIVREAKRLGSFGGFIHVPCHEELAAKLGRQVPSMSLETMKRGITLSLEFLLNAVRPRSN